A stretch of Hydrogenothermus marinus DNA encodes these proteins:
- a CDS encoding FliI/YscN family ATPase, which yields MSLLENLKSIHRYVITGEVKSVVGPLIEAYLPRVSVGDACQIDDKFEAEVIGFKEDKTLLMVFNDTYGIKVGSKVKTKGYFPYAKVGEKLVGTIIDAFGNPLNKENLILEDKINLKLEPINPLLRERIDEPLDTGIRVINSLFSIGKGQRVGLLAGAGVGKSTLLGMIAKFSSADLNVIALIGERGREVREFVEDNLGEEGLKRSIVVVATSDQPPLTKIRAAYAANAIATYFANKGKNVNLLFDSLTRLAMAQREIGLIVGEPPTTKGYTPSVFNLLPKIIESTGKFKKGSITGFYTVLVEGDDISADPIADAAISFLDGHIVLSREIANKRIYPAIDILKSISRLMPQLVSSEIMKYQSIIMEMESMYKEAEDMINLGLYKKGTNPKIDIAIKFHDAIINFIKQDINDKINFEKSIQSLKNLAKDIIKEGERYGIRWY from the coding sequence ATGAGCTTATTAGAGAACTTAAAAAGCATTCATAGATATGTGATAACAGGTGAAGTAAAAAGTGTTGTTGGACCATTAATAGAAGCATATCTTCCGAGAGTTTCTGTTGGAGATGCTTGTCAAATAGATGATAAATTTGAAGCCGAAGTTATTGGTTTTAAAGAAGATAAAACACTGCTTATGGTTTTTAATGATACCTATGGTATAAAAGTAGGAAGTAAGGTAAAAACAAAGGGATATTTTCCTTATGCTAAAGTAGGGGAAAAATTAGTTGGAACAATAATTGATGCTTTTGGTAACCCTTTAAATAAAGAGAATTTAATATTAGAAGATAAAATTAACCTAAAACTTGAACCTATAAATCCTCTTTTAAGAGAAAGAATAGATGAGCCTCTTGATACAGGAATTAGAGTAATTAATAGTTTATTTAGTATTGGAAAAGGCCAAAGAGTAGGACTTCTTGCAGGAGCAGGAGTAGGAAAAAGTACATTATTAGGAATGATAGCTAAATTTTCTTCTGCAGACTTAAATGTAATAGCTTTGATTGGAGAAAGAGGAAGAGAAGTTAGAGAGTTTGTTGAAGACAATTTAGGAGAAGAAGGATTAAAAAGATCTATAGTTGTAGTTGCAACTTCAGACCAACCACCTCTTACTAAAATAAGAGCTGCTTATGCTGCCAATGCAATAGCAACTTATTTTGCAAATAAAGGTAAAAATGTAAACCTTTTATTTGATTCTTTAACAAGACTTGCAATGGCTCAAAGAGAAATAGGCTTAATAGTAGGTGAACCCCCTACAACAAAGGGATATACACCATCTGTATTTAATTTACTTCCTAAAATCATAGAATCTACTGGTAAATTTAAAAAAGGAAGTATTACAGGATTTTATACAGTACTAGTTGAAGGAGATGATATATCAGCAGATCCTATTGCAGATGCAGCAATAAGTTTCTTAGATGGACATATAGTCCTTTCAAGAGAAATAGCTAATAAAAGAATATATCCTGCAATAGATATATTAAAAAGCATAAGTAGACTAATGCCTCAACTTGTTTCTTCCGAAATAATGAAATATCAATCAATAATAATGGAAATGGAAAGTATGTATAAAGAAGCAGAAGATATGATTAATTTAGGACTTTATAAAAAAGGAACAAATCCGAAAATAGATATTGCCATAAAATTTCATGATGCTATTATTAATTTTATAAAGCAAGATATTAACGATAAAATAAATTTTGAAAAAAGTATACAAAGTTTAAAAAATTTAGCAA
- a CDS encoding FliH/SctL family protein produces the protein MNLRIEDFDFENREENIDINQIKAEYEKKLKEISKQKFEEGYKKAIEEISKEKEEFYQNILKEKETQLLNNYKSEIENIKQNCEKEKENLLKQIPAQIENLKNEYTKNITDIILNSLEEILNLLFINPNNIEFLKEKILEIINDFEKEKVVKILVNKNLIKYFENFPYKVEEANIPEGDFIIKFDKFSIESSFKEKMESIKNELIRELKKHS, from the coding sequence ATGAACTTAAGAATTGAAGACTTTGATTTTGAAAATAGAGAAGAAAATATAGATATAAATCAAATTAAAGCAGAATATGAAAAAAAGCTAAAAGAAATATCAAAACAGAAGTTTGAAGAAGGATATAAAAAGGCAATAGAGGAAATATCAAAAGAAAAAGAAGAATTTTATCAAAATATATTAAAAGAAAAAGAAACTCAGTTACTTAATAATTATAAATCTGAAATAGAAAATATAAAACAAAACTGTGAAAAAGAAAAAGAAAATCTTTTAAAACAAATTCCAGCTCAAATAGAAAATTTAAAAAATGAGTATACTAAAAATATTACAGATATTATTTTAAATAGTTTAGAAGAAATTTTAAATTTATTATTTATAAATCCAAATAATATAGAATTTTTAAAAGAAAAAATTCTTGAAATTATAAATGATTTTGAAAAAGAAAAAGTAGTAAAAATTTTAGTAAATAAAAATTTAATAAAATATTTTGAAAATTTCCCTTATAAAGTAGAAGAAGCAAATATACCTGAGGGAGATTTTATAATTAAGTTTGATAAATTTTCTATAGAAAGTAGTTTTAAAGAAAAAATGGAAAGTATAAAAAATGAGCTTATTAGAGAACTTAAAAAGCATTCATAG
- the fliF gene encoding flagellar basal-body MS-ring/collar protein FliF — MASPLDNIKGKLPESLQKYLEAKYIAIGLIGLAILSILGFIIFSTSSKQDYAVLYTNLSPEDAGQVLTVLQEEKIPYKVEGNGSIILVPKDKVYDVRLKLAAKGIPSGSTVGFEIFKEPKMGITQFQENVNYLRALEGELERTINQLDPVIASKVNIALPKESIFAREEDQPKASILVKLFPGKDLTPEQVKAIVFLVSRSVPKLKPENVTVVDNRGRVLSDLIEQDETAKADKTVQLKTKLEKQIERNIQSMLSHALGYGKVVVRATVELETGNLKQKDEIYDPDKTAVVSERRIKEEKKVKEKKDYGPPGTSTNVPPIMDLGENNNILESKKEDRTRNYDVSKSIIAKTQPIFKIKKISVGVLIDGKYQEVKDKNGNITYKFIPRSPEEIKQYEELVKSAIGYDPKRGDKVTVVSVPFEMKPQATIAESKPLSLKEIIIIASLAIVILTLLLLILAIFLKSKKAKTPAPSLGAEGIGYGGPQAEALAAVSAAKEMEEINIDKDPDYIKLLKIADENPEIIATLIRSWLKEQ, encoded by the coding sequence TTGGCATCACCTTTAGATAATATAAAAGGGAAACTTCCGGAGAGCTTACAAAAATATTTAGAAGCTAAATATATAGCTATTGGTCTTATCGGCCTTGCTATATTAAGCATTTTAGGATTTATAATTTTCTCTACATCTTCCAAGCAGGATTATGCAGTTTTATATACTAATTTAAGTCCTGAAGATGCAGGGCAAGTTTTGACAGTTCTTCAAGAAGAAAAAATTCCATATAAAGTTGAAGGAAATGGAAGTATTATACTTGTACCAAAAGATAAAGTTTATGATGTAAGATTAAAACTTGCAGCAAAAGGTATTCCTTCAGGAAGTACTGTTGGATTTGAAATATTCAAAGAACCTAAAATGGGTATTACCCAGTTTCAAGAAAATGTTAATTATCTTAGAGCATTAGAAGGAGAGTTAGAAAGAACTATAAATCAGCTTGATCCTGTAATTGCTTCAAAAGTTAATATTGCTCTTCCAAAAGAAAGTATTTTTGCAAGAGAAGAAGATCAACCAAAAGCATCTATTTTAGTAAAGTTATTCCCAGGTAAAGATTTAACTCCTGAACAGGTAAAAGCAATAGTTTTTTTAGTTTCAAGATCTGTCCCAAAATTAAAACCTGAAAATGTCACTGTTGTAGATAATAGAGGTAGAGTTTTATCAGATTTAATAGAACAAGATGAAACAGCAAAAGCAGACAAAACTGTTCAACTAAAAACAAAATTAGAAAAACAGATAGAAAGAAATATCCAGTCTATGTTATCTCATGCATTAGGATATGGTAAAGTTGTAGTAAGGGCTACAGTAGAACTTGAGACAGGAAATTTAAAACAAAAAGATGAGATTTATGATCCAGATAAAACTGCAGTAGTTAGTGAAAGAAGAATAAAAGAAGAAAAGAAAGTTAAAGAGAAAAAAGATTATGGTCCCCCTGGAACCTCTACAAATGTACCTCCAATTATGGATTTAGGAGAAAACAACAATATTCTTGAAAGTAAAAAAGAAGATAGAACAAGAAATTATGATGTATCAAAAAGTATAATAGCAAAAACCCAACCTATTTTTAAAATAAAAAAAATTAGTGTTGGTGTATTAATAGATGGTAAATATCAAGAAGTAAAAGATAAAAATGGAAATATTACCTATAAATTTATACCTCGGTCTCCAGAAGAAATAAAACAGTATGAGGAACTTGTAAAAAGTGCTATAGGATATGATCCGAAAAGAGGAGATAAAGTAACTGTTGTAAGTGTTCCATTTGAGATGAAACCTCAAGCTACCATAGCAGAAAGTAAACCTTTATCCTTAAAAGAAATTATTATTATAGCCTCTCTTGCTATTGTTATATTAACACTACTTTTATTAATATTAGCTATATTCTTAAAATCAAAGAAAGCAAAAACTCCTGCTCCATCCTTAGGAGCAGAAGGTATTGGATATGGCGGACCCCAAGCAGAAGCTTTAGCAGCAGTATCAGCAGCCAAAGAAATGGAAGAAATAAATATTGATAAAGATCCAGATTATATTAAACTATTAAAAATAGCTGATGAAAATCCAGAAATAATAGCTACATTAATAAGATCCTGGTTGAAGGAACAATGA
- the fliE gene encoding flagellar hook-basal body complex protein FliE, which produces MKINGLGENFLIDNPVKKQEDNSFGKMLENFIADVNNDLKTAKVAKEKILNGEVKNMEQLLYQIEKAGISFTLITEIRNKALESYQEIMRMQV; this is translated from the coding sequence ATGAAAATAAATGGGCTTGGTGAAAATTTTTTAATAGATAATCCAGTAAAGAAGCAAGAAGATAACTCTTTTGGTAAAATGTTAGAAAACTTTATTGCAGATGTTAATAATGATTTAAAAACAGCAAAAGTAGCTAAAGAAAAAATCCTAAATGGTGAAGTTAAAAATATGGAGCAACTTCTTTATCAAATAGAAAAAGCAGGTATATCTTTTACATTAATTACAGAGATTAGAAATAAAGCCCTTGAAAGTTATCAAGAAATAATGAGAATGCAGGTATAA
- the flgC gene encoding flagellar basal body rod protein FlgC: MLFKGLEISMTGMEAQKVRIDIISSNIANVNSVNEKNGQPYRRKVPVFQSILDKESNIPLYKVKVAKIEEDKSPFKLKYDPNNPLADKNGYVKLPNVDPLKEMVDMMSAARSYEANLTAFNTHKNMLIKSLEIIKV, translated from the coding sequence ATGCTTTTTAAAGGATTAGAAATATCTATGACTGGAATGGAAGCACAAAAAGTAAGAATAGATATAATATCTAGTAATATTGCTAATGTAAATTCAGTAAATGAAAAAAATGGACAACCTTATAGGAGAAAAGTCCCAGTATTTCAATCTATATTAGATAAAGAATCAAATATTCCTTTGTATAAAGTAAAAGTAGCAAAAATAGAAGAAGACAAATCACCTTTTAAACTTAAATATGATCCTAACAATCCTCTGGCAGATAAAAATGGATATGTTAAACTTCCAAATGTTGATCCTTTAAAAGAAATGGTAGATATGATGTCTGCAGCAAGAAGTTATGAAGCAAATCTTACTGCATTTAATACTCATAAAAATATGTTAATAAAAAGCTTAGAAATTATTAAAGTATAA
- the flgB gene encoding flagellar basal body rod protein FlgB has translation MSFLFNDLDKVSEKASYYLERTKIIQSNIANADTPNYKPKDLVFEKVLNEQIKLKKTDPKHISPEIKNETKLKVVEDGYYSGYDKNKVDVDHELAKLAESSIMYKTLIEIMKKDFGRLKYAIKGR, from the coding sequence ATGAGCTTTTTATTTAATGATTTAGATAAAGTTTCAGAAAAAGCATCATATTATTTAGAAAGAACAAAAATTATTCAAAGTAATATAGCAAATGCAGACACACCAAATTATAAACCTAAGGATTTAGTTTTTGAGAAAGTTTTAAATGAACAGATAAAACTGAAAAAAACAGATCCAAAGCATATATCTCCAGAAATAAAAAATGAGACTAAATTAAAAGTTGTAGAAGATGGATATTATAGTGGATATGATAAAAATAAAGTAGATGTTGATCATGAACTGGCTAAATTAGCTGAAAGCTCAATAATGTATAAAACATTAATAGAGATTATGAAAAAAGATTTTGGCAGATTAAAGTATGCAATTAAAGGGAGGTAA
- a CDS encoding tetratricopeptide repeat protein, translating into MLKYKFLLIVVITGIFFNLAYSVEKKSENLNLKKLYNQAFREYKIKDYYSAIDDLYKIIKYPKSPYYAPSLFLLSKIYISIGRKTGIKTYLTAGLYFLNLYLGKKKKVGWDYYYTKGNLYEVLGFYERAMFFYKTSLFMTKDKNKYYKSLIGILRTAIWYKKLDIITQYAIKLSAKKLLQNIQDPEVRFLKGLLLFQNGKYNEAYKYLYKTYKEFESYLIDNPEFYFVVAENMYRIGKLDFAKQLFRRIVSITQNQEIIRKSMLRLGDIDIIQKDYPTAFNHYYYLANNYKKTKEATIAKLKIIGYRNIPEFNKRILRAKDEWLKEPFRFVYFILITNRNNSVGRYALADFGNFIFKYNSKLLYDKLSWELSVLEIARFNYQEREYIRKLWKKDLLNIEPKWLCLVFSSNKRFFYEIFNKEFLIKISQRVSSCNNKYKIEILKFLVDKYKDDKSKFLLGKAYFEIGEYKKSLNILNKIIKKDCKTNILISKNYIMLDKLETVKKHLPKIRKCKEKESSIILASYKLYKDDINNAYKLFYRNLDLIKEKYKNSSFYKKVLDMFANKTINFGNYNLLYQVLSKLSETYKQDCNINSWYLITKIRINKINNIDEIYKRISSCNNKWANIAKNIYQDFRLFQEVKK; encoded by the coding sequence ATGTTAAAGTATAAATTTTTACTTATAGTAGTTATCACAGGTATATTCTTCAATTTAGCATATTCAGTAGAAAAAAAATCGGAAAATTTAAATTTAAAGAAATTATACAATCAAGCATTTAGAGAATATAAAATAAAAGATTATTATTCAGCTATAGATGATTTATATAAAATTATAAAATACCCAAAAAGCCCTTATTATGCTCCTTCTTTATTTTTACTTAGTAAGATATATATAAGTATAGGAAGAAAAACAGGAATTAAAACATACCTAACAGCTGGATTATATTTTTTAAACCTTTATTTAGGAAAGAAAAAAAAGGTAGGTTGGGATTACTATTATACAAAAGGAAATTTATATGAAGTTTTGGGCTTTTATGAAAGAGCAATGTTTTTTTATAAGACATCCTTATTCATGACAAAAGATAAAAATAAGTATTATAAATCTCTTATTGGAATTCTTAGAACTGCTATATGGTATAAGAAATTAGATATAATAACACAATATGCAATTAAACTAAGTGCAAAAAAGTTATTACAAAATATACAAGACCCAGAAGTTAGATTTTTAAAAGGACTACTTCTTTTCCAAAATGGTAAATACAATGAAGCTTATAAATATCTTTATAAAACATATAAAGAGTTTGAATCTTATCTTATAGATAACCCTGAATTTTATTTTGTAGTTGCAGAAAATATGTATAGAATTGGAAAATTAGATTTTGCAAAGCAGTTATTTAGAAGAATAGTAAGTATTACCCAAAATCAAGAAATAATTAGAAAGTCTATGCTTAGGCTTGGTGATATAGACATAATACAAAAAGATTATCCAACAGCTTTTAATCATTATTATTATTTAGCAAATAATTATAAAAAAACAAAAGAAGCAACAATTGCTAAACTTAAAATAATTGGCTATAGGAATATTCCAGAATTTAATAAAAGAATCTTAAGAGCAAAAGATGAATGGTTAAAAGAACCTTTTAGGTTTGTATATTTTATCCTTATAACAAATAGAAATAACTCAGTTGGTAGATATGCTTTAGCAGATTTTGGAAATTTTATATTTAAATATAACTCAAAACTGCTTTATGATAAATTGTCTTGGGAATTATCAGTTCTTGAAATTGCAAGATTTAATTACCAAGAAAGAGAGTATATAAGAAAATTATGGAAAAAAGATTTACTAAATATTGAACCTAAATGGCTCTGTTTAGTATTTTCTTCAAATAAAAGGTTTTTTTATGAAATCTTTAATAAAGAATTCCTAATTAAAATATCACAAAGAGTTTCAAGCTGTAATAATAAATATAAAATAGAAATTTTGAAATTCTTAGTTGATAAATATAAAGATGATAAATCTAAATTTTTATTAGGAAAAGCATATTTTGAGATAGGAGAATATAAAAAATCTTTAAACATATTAAACAAAATAATAAAAAAAGATTGTAAAACAAATATATTAATTTCAAAAAATTATATAATGCTTGATAAATTGGAAACTGTAAAAAAACACCTTCCTAAAATTAGAAAATGTAAAGAAAAAGAATCTTCAATAATCTTAGCATCATATAAACTTTATAAAGATGATATAAACAATGCCTATAAGCTATTTTATAGGAATTTAGACTTAATTAAAGAAAAATATAAAAATTCTTCTTTCTATAAAAAAGTTTTAGATATGTTTGCAAATAAAACAATAAATTTTGGAAATTATAATTTACTATATCAAGTTTTAAGTAAGTTATCCGAAACTTATAAACAGGATTGCAATATAAATAGCTGGTACTTAATAACAAAAATAAGAATAAACAAGATAAATAACATAGATGAGATATATAAAAGAATAAGTAGTTGTAATAACAAATGGGCTAATATAGCTAAAAATATTTATCAAGATTTCAGGCTTTTTCAGGAGGTAAAAAAATGA
- a CDS encoding sigma-70 family RNA polymerase sigma factor, which translates to MQLTKEEKDKIILDNLNLVKKVASKIYYRIPKGEIDFDELVNIGVIGLMKALDNYDEDKAKFSTYAYIRIRGEILDYLRSIDIVPRGIRDKIKKEEKPIDEIMDMPLSNSAIFLSIEKAIGNSENLKFVDTLKSDMESPEEYAQKVELREKIEATLNLLTENEKRVIQMIFFEEKDLKEISEKLGISIGRISQLKSQAIKKLKNIFKY; encoded by the coding sequence ATGCAACTAACAAAAGAAGAAAAAGATAAAATCATCTTAGATAATTTAAATCTTGTAAAGAAAGTAGCAAGTAAAATCTATTATAGAATTCCAAAAGGAGAAATAGATTTTGATGAGCTTGTAAATATAGGCGTAATAGGTTTAATGAAAGCATTAGATAATTACGATGAAGATAAAGCAAAATTCTCAACATATGCATATATAAGAATTAGAGGTGAAATTTTAGATTATTTAAGGAGTATAGATATTGTTCCAAGAGGTATAAGAGATAAAATAAAAAAAGAAGAAAAACCTATTGATGAAATCATGGATATGCCTCTTTCAAATTCAGCAATATTTCTAAGTATAGAAAAAGCAATAGGTAATAGTGAAAATTTAAAATTCGTAGATACTTTAAAATCAGATATGGAATCCCCGGAAGAGTATGCACAAAAAGTAGAATTAAGAGAAAAAATAGAGGCAACCTTAAATTTATTAACGGAAAACGAAAAAAGGGTTATTCAGATGATTTTTTTTGAAGAAAAAGATTTAAAGGAAATTTCAGAAAAACTAGGTATATCCATAGGTAGAATTTCACAGCTCAAATCTCAAGCTATAAAAAAACTTAAAAATATATTTAAATATTAA
- a CDS encoding MinD/ParA family protein yields MNEQAKQLIELVNKKNAEINSKFISITSGKGGVGKTTFATNFAYILANKFNKKVLLIDADMGMADVHIILNIRPENNIKNLLSGKKPSEVIIRTRGIDILPGFSGIESISDLEDYVIARLIQDLSNFSQKYDYVIIDTAAGISTKVSSFVRASSKSYVIFTPEPTSLMDAYALIKSLYKIYRYGNFKLVANMCKNKNEALNSYERLNNLAKKFLNKSFEFQGWVLFSQNVQKAIRQKKLISEEYPSDDFVRNLINIASKETQEKIEVSDESFWRKVLKFLKNK; encoded by the coding sequence ATGAATGAGCAAGCAAAACAGTTAATAGAGCTTGTAAATAAGAAAAATGCAGAAATAAATAGTAAGTTTATATCTATTACATCAGGTAAAGGTGGAGTAGGGAAAACAACATTTGCTACTAATTTTGCTTATATACTGGCTAATAAATTTAATAAAAAGGTTCTTCTTATTGATGCAGATATGGGTATGGCAGATGTCCATATAATATTAAATATTAGACCTGAAAATAATATAAAAAATCTATTAAGTGGTAAAAAACCTTCAGAGGTAATAATAAGAACAAGAGGAATAGATATACTCCCAGGTTTTTCTGGAATAGAAAGTATTAGCGATCTTGAAGATTATGTAATTGCAAGGTTAATACAAGATTTATCAAATTTTTCCCAAAAATATGATTATGTAATTATAGATACAGCTGCAGGAATAAGTACAAAAGTAAGTTCATTTGTAAGGGCATCAAGCAAATCTTATGTAATATTTACCCCAGAGCCAACCTCTTTAATGGATGCTTATGCTTTAATAAAATCTTTATACAAAATTTATAGATATGGTAATTTTAAATTAGTTGCAAATATGTGTAAAAATAAAAATGAAGCATTAAACAGCTATGAAAGATTAAATAATTTGGCAAAAAAATTTTTAAATAAATCTTTTGAGTTTCAAGGATGGGTATTATTTTCTCAAAATGTACAAAAAGCAATAAGACAGAAAAAGCTAATATCTGAAGAATATCCTTCTGATGATTTTGTAAGAAATTTAATTAACATTGCATCAAAAGAAACTCAGGAAAAAATAGAAGTTTCTGATGAAAGTTTTTGGCGTAAAGTTTTGAAATTCTTAAAAAATAAATAA
- a CDS encoding flagellar biosynthesis protein FlhF, translated as MEIKVYEGEDLQNLIDTAKQELGEKVRILYYEEYFERVWWLPLKKKKRYKLFVEKQQEEEKKPEIDFDEIMEKMESLIEEKIKQTYPITEKTDIGVKSDIEDFKEFTGEALDLIKLLTEKGVQPDVAKKVIESACGLDIESGKMDLNTSTYEEALIKGIEENIKFSVDFNVENKDNSFRVISFVGPTGVGKTTNLFKIASNFILNKNLKVGVISTDTFKVGAIQQARFYANILNIPFYTTADSKNLRETLFKMSDMDFVFIDTVGRSHYDAWKLGEIKEILKGSVDWLDSVLTISCNFNYQEAINVINNYKRYFPIKYILFTKIDETSTPGILLNIPIKTGLPVSYISTGQKVPEDIKILTPKLIASYLLEDFNE; from the coding sequence ATGGAAATTAAAGTTTATGAAGGAGAAGATTTACAAAATCTAATAGATACGGCAAAACAAGAACTTGGAGAAAAAGTAAGAATCTTATATTATGAAGAATATTTTGAAAGAGTATGGTGGTTACCTTTAAAGAAAAAGAAAAGATATAAGCTATTTGTAGAAAAACAACAAGAAGAAGAAAAAAAACCAGAAATTGATTTTGATGAAATTATGGAAAAAATGGAATCTTTAATAGAAGAAAAAATAAAACAAACATATCCTATTACTGAAAAAACTGATATTGGAGTTAAATCAGATATAGAAGACTTTAAAGAATTTACAGGAGAAGCATTAGATCTAATAAAACTTTTAACAGAGAAAGGAGTTCAACCAGATGTAGCTAAGAAAGTTATAGAATCTGCTTGTGGTTTAGATATTGAATCAGGAAAAATGGATTTAAATACATCAACTTATGAAGAAGCATTAATAAAAGGAATTGAAGAAAATATTAAATTTTCTGTAGATTTTAATGTTGAAAATAAAGATAATAGTTTTAGAGTTATATCTTTTGTAGGACCTACAGGAGTAGGAAAGACAACTAATTTATTTAAAATAGCATCAAATTTTATTCTAAACAAAAACCTAAAAGTTGGAGTAATATCTACCGATACTTTTAAAGTAGGTGCTATACAGCAAGCAAGATTTTATGCAAATATTTTAAATATACCCTTTTATACAACTGCAGATTCTAAGAATTTAAGGGAAACATTATTTAAAATGTCTGATATGGATTTTGTTTTTATTGACACTGTTGGAAGAAGTCATTATGATGCTTGGAAATTAGGAGAAATCAAAGAAATTTTAAAAGGAAGTGTTGATTGGTTAGACAGCGTTTTAACAATAAGTTGTAATTTTAATTATCAAGAAGCTATAAATGTAATTAACAATTACAAAAGATATTTTCCAATAAAATATATTCTCTTTACAAAAATAGATGAGACTTCCACGCCAGGTATACTATTAAATATTCCAATAAAAACAGGATTGCCAGTTTCTTATATAAGCACAGGACAAAAAGTACCAGAAGATATAAAAATATTAACACCAAAATTAATAGCTTCTTACTTATTAGAGGATTTTAATGAATGA